GGAGCCATTAATTCATCAAGATGTCTTTTAACCCAAGCTTTAATCTTTGGTTCAACATAAAAATATTGTTGTTCTAAAAATTCAGCCATATTTTCGGAAATGTTATTTTTTATCTTAAAGGCTATTTCCCGGGCTCGTGGCCCATAAAAACCGGAACATTCGCTGCAGGCATTTATTTCTCCGTCAGGATCAAATGGATAAATAAACCTGATCTTTCCCCCACAAAAATCACACATTTCATTCATGATAATCCTCTGTTTAAATTTTAATAAATAGTCTGCATTCCTGGCAACGGGCATAACCCTTCGGAATAGATTCACAATCTTCATGGCCCAATAAAATTGGCGATACACAATCGCAAGCAGTCCTTTTAGCTGACTCTTTTAAAACTTGCCGGCGAACATTTTTTAATAATTTTTTGAATAATTCTGTAGCACAATACCGACATAGATCCAGTTCATAATGCATATCTGAATCAAATAATGAGACATATTCGATGCCAAAATTAAAATGCTTAAATCCATGCCATTCCAGATGATCAGGTATGTTTGCTATTATGCCGCAGTCGCTACAAACTTTTTCGACTATTTCGTGGTCAATCTTACTTTTATATGTTTGAGTCAAATCGAGCCCTCCTTTTTGTTTTATGCCGGGATATTCAATTTAGTGCAATCGTACTTACCCTAGGAGACACGCCAAGATAATCATATCTGCCGCCGGCCTTGAACTGAATGCGCAGGGTAAGAGTGCTGGGATGATACCCAATAGCTTTGATGTTAGAACTGGCAACCTCAAACATGGGTATTACTTTTTCATCTGGCATTTAAGAGCCTCCTTTCTTTTTGGCTAAAGAATTTTTACATTGTCTATGTTTTGCTCGAAAAACCTAATTCTTTCTTTTAAGAAATCAATCATTTCATTATCTATTGCTACATTAGTAATAAATACAGCATCAGAGATAATCAACCCAAAATTTAATTTCTTACCGTATATTGAAAATATCATCAATTCTATTGATCGCGCTAAGACTTTAAAATCATCGTTCAATGTTTTTACCTTGCCGTTATTTTTTCCCATAACTTATCCTTTCGTTATTTAAAAATTAAAATAGCGAGACTAATTATCAACAGCACGCCCATAGCAACGGTAAACAATATAAGTGCTAATGGTTAGCGTATCGATTCGTGGTAGAATAACTTTATCAAATTCATGAATCCCCTATCACAACCCGTTTTGGATAAAGCGTAGGTGGATAAAGTTCTGGATGTTGTGAATTTTCAGTCCGTGGTTCTTTAAGCAGAACATCGCCTTCTATGTTTAATATAAACTCAAATCCCCCATCACAAGCACCATAAACAGGCAAATCACCATGCTCGGCTTTAAATTTTTGCAATCTGTCGATTAAATCAGAAATGGAAAGTGGTTTTTTTTCTGGCATTTAGTCCCCTTTCGTTCCTATTTTTTTACCCAATTCATATTTTTGAGTATTATTTAATAATTTAAAGTTTATTTGCTTTTCTGCTTTTAATATTCTTGTTTTGTGATTCATAAATTGTTGTTCAACTGCATCTATTTCTTCTTTTGGCAGACCTGTGGATTCATAATATTCTCTTGGGAAATTCAAATCTTCTGCTTTAATTATTGGATGAGAATATCCATAATTATTAGGTGTTTTACAAGGTAAATTAGTTGGTTTTAGATGATACATTGGTTCAAGTATCAATTGAATACGACGAATTTCTTCACTATAATCATCATCAAAATGAACCCCAAGTCCCATTTTACTCTCCTATGTAACTTTTAAAGCATACCGTCTATGCGCCGCATTAGCATTTAAAAAATATTGTAACTCCAATGGTAAGTTCTGAATAAAGTTGGCAAGCGCTATCTTTCCACTTTTTCTTAACCGAACAGCCACCGCCCAGTCAGCATCCGGATATCCGTTCAAACGAACAAGATTCCAATAGCCGGCACATTGACCAGCCCAAACAACCGAAAAGGCAATAGAAGTTTTCCAGTCCGTAATCCCGGGTTTGGGATTAATTTTTAAAGTGTTTAATAAATCCGGCTGTCCACTATACCGATGTTGTTGATCCACAAGCCGGGTCTTATCACCGTTTTCAACCATGAGAACCTTATCAACATTTTTTTCAATCCATAATAATCCGGATTCAATATAGCCTTTATATTCATCCGGCGCCGGCATATTCCAAACACCCAATAAATGATTCTTGATATAATTATGAATATAAGATCCACGATAACAATGTTCATCCTTAAACCAAGATTTATCAACATATTGTGATAAAACTTGTGTCACAGAATCGAAGCCACTTATATTTGAATATTCCATCATTTGAGCTTACTCTTACATGCTATTTTATTATTTGTCAACAATTATCTTGACAAACACGAAAAAAAAGATTAGAAGACAATCATGAAAACAAAACCATCAAAACAAATCAGAAAAATATTGCGGCTGAAGATAGTTGAATATTTTGATAATCAGGGCAGGTTTGCACTCGCGGCAGAAATCGATGAAGCGATTGTATCAAAGCTAATAAATTGCTATCGAGATCCTACGAAAGATCAGACTAAGCTGTTTTCCAAACTTTTAAAAACACCGGCAGACGTTCTGTTTGCAAAGTAACGTAGAAGTGAGCAGCGGGTGCTCAATATATTTTCAAAGCCCGCCTGTGGTTCCCGTCTGCTCAACTGAATTGTTATAAACCATTTTATCGAACTGGAGAGATACAATGAATATTATGGAAGAAAAAGAATTAAGCGTTGTCGATGAAGACATATCAGATGCCTTTATAGATGCAATGGGAAAAGGAGATTACCACCCAGGGCAACCAACACAGATCCAAACTGCAAGAAGTCTTAAAGAGCTAAATATAAACTTAAGGGCACTGATAAACATACTTCAAAATAAAGATACGATTACGAAAGAAAGGTGATATGATGGAAAAGACAATTAGAAAACAGATAAAAGAACAGCCTGTATTGCATGGCAATTATTTTGCCTGTCTGGTTGAATGATTTGTTATACATTTTTATTAACCTCCAAACTAAAGGGAAAAAAATGAAGAATAAAGACATCGTGTTTGAATTGGGTGCAGATGATGGTGAATATAATGACCATGTTAGCATCCGTGCATTAACCCGAGATGGAGTATGGATTACGTTATATTCGTTTAAAATAACAGAAGAAATGTATGAAGGTTATCGGGTGCCTCTTTTTTTGAAAATAGAATATAATTGACAAGCTAAGATTTTAGG
This region of Bacillota bacterium genomic DNA includes:
- a CDS encoding KTSC domain-containing protein, which gives rise to MPDEKVIPMFEVASSNIKAIGYHPSTLTLRIQFKAGGRYDYLGVSPRVSTIALN